A region of Anticarsia gemmatalis isolate Benzon Research Colony breed Stoneville strain chromosome 18, ilAntGemm2 primary, whole genome shotgun sequence DNA encodes the following proteins:
- the LOC142980426 gene encoding uncharacterized protein LOC142980426 — protein sequence MSKKEKEKLYDQQINREVLIAAIKDRPVLWNKFLEIYKDKTAKTAAWREICIILKEDFEEMDQKDRQLFGSSVMKRWTQLRDTWRKSLDENKETKKSGSGTKSKPYKYNQEMSFLKPIIKPGETYDNNPNTRDEAQRENADQQENQKEKHLESSSKKKRMDSGSVLDDKMMKLVDHQLNTIGSDDRNMNFFKGVLPSLQHFDDDQILEFQSGVINLIQSIKTGRNYSNWHQNYYNSHHHNYNSGGYYTKPQESPGGTSNNNNTRPLPESSSIVNAEVSAETPTLYNLEHR from the exons ATgtcgaaaaaagaaaaagaaaaattgtatgacCAACAAATAAATCGCGAAGTTTTGATTGCTGCAATCAAAGACAGGCCAGTTTTATGGAATaaatttttggaaatttatAAGGACAAAACCGCTAAAACAGCAGCATGGCGggaaatatgcataattttgaaAGAAGATTTTGAAGAAATGGATCAAAAGGACCGACAGTTGTTTG GAAGTTCAGTGATGAAAAGGTGGACACAATTGAGAGACACTTGGAGGAAATCATTAGatgaaaacaaagaaacaaaaaaatctggGTCTGGTACAAAATCTAAGCCCTACAAATATAATCAAGAGATGAGCTTTTTGAAGCCAATTATTAAGCCAGGTGAAACATATGACAATAATCCAAATACAAGAGATGAAGCCCAAAGAGAAAATGCAGATCAACAAGAAAATCAGAAAGAGAAACACTTAGAATCATCatcaaaaaagaaaagaatgGATAGTGGCAGCGTATTGGATGATAAAATGATGAAACTTGTTGATCATCAATTAAACACAATTGGAAGTGATGACCGTAACATGAATTTTTTTAAGGGGGTTCTGCCATCCCTTCAGCATTTTGATGATGATCAAATACTGGAATTCCAATCTGGGGTCATTAACCTAATACAGAGTATTAAAACTGGACGAAACTATTCGAATTGgcatcaaaattattacaattcacATCATCACAACTATAATAGTGGTGGTTATTATACTAAGCCTCAAGAATCACCGGGAGGAacgtctaataataataatactcgGCCTCTTCCTGAAAGTTCATCGATAGTAAATGCAGAAGTGTCTGCAGAAACGCCCACCCTCTACAACCTGGAACATCGCTGA